One genomic segment of bacterium includes these proteins:
- a CDS encoding GNAT family N-acetyltransferase: MAATVPYPASRETDVVLRDGSTLHVRPIRPDDEAGLLAFYAALSEDARVMRFFSPLSDAALIQQVRRDLGVDHVRRVGLVATHGPRQQIVADASYSTVDGDHAEVAFAVADAYQGRGVATILLGQLAEIAAGHQIHTFQAFVLPDNHRMIDVFRQAGFPVDVHYSGWELLVTFPTSLTEEALASFEQRDQVAAQNALRAFFAPRAVAVIGASRHRGTIGGEVFHNLLRDGFEGPVYPVNPAAPVVQSVPAYPTVGEIPGPVDLAVVTVPAEHVCNVAAQCADAGVRALVVISAGFGEGGPEGKARQAELVRICRTSGMRLVGPNCMGLLNTDPAVRLNATFAPQMPPAGRVAFSTQSGALGLAIIDYAASLGLGLSTFVSVGNKADISGNDLLNYWETDPGTDVILLYLESFGNPRRFARIARRVGRTKPIVAVKSGRSPAGTRATSSHTGALVASDVTVDALFRQAGVIRTDTLEELFDVASLLANQPTPAGNRVAVVTNGGGAGVLCADGCEAQGLVLPAFGEETQSRLRALLPPEASVQNPVDMLAAASADQYRQTVGIVAADPNVDAVVVIFVPPLVTEAADVAEALVEAARKIDRRKPMLTVFMSTRGVPEALRAHDVRLPSYAFPEAAAIALARAARYGEWRSRPPAPLPAFTNIRRGDARAVITSALDRGAGWLTGGETEALFRCYGLPLVSQRAGATPAEAVAAAEALMRDTGAGAVALKATGPQLLHKTDVGGVRLGLASPEAVQTAAGEIERAVAAAGLEATGWLVQAMAAPGTEMIVGVVHDPRFGPVVACGAGGTLVEVLRDVAVRLTPLTERDAREMIADLKIAPALAGVRGRRPADVGALTDVVVRIGAMVEDLPQIAELDCNPVIVHEHGATLVDVRVRVAPVEVPPLLGRAP, encoded by the coding sequence ATGGCCGCGACGGTTCCCTACCCGGCCTCTCGCGAGACGGACGTCGTCCTGCGCGACGGCTCCACCCTGCACGTGCGTCCGATCCGGCCCGACGACGAGGCGGGGTTGCTGGCGTTCTACGCAGCGCTGTCCGAGGACGCGCGGGTCATGCGGTTCTTCTCGCCGCTGTCGGACGCGGCGCTCATCCAGCAGGTCCGCCGCGACCTCGGCGTGGATCACGTGCGCCGGGTCGGCCTCGTTGCCACCCACGGCCCGCGGCAGCAGATCGTGGCCGATGCCTCCTACAGCACCGTGGACGGCGACCACGCCGAGGTGGCGTTCGCGGTCGCGGACGCCTACCAGGGCCGCGGGGTCGCCACGATCCTGCTCGGGCAGCTGGCGGAGATCGCCGCCGGCCACCAGATTCACACGTTTCAGGCTTTCGTGCTGCCCGACAACCACCGTATGATCGACGTGTTCCGGCAGGCGGGATTCCCGGTTGACGTCCACTACAGCGGCTGGGAGCTGCTCGTCACCTTTCCGACGTCGCTGACCGAAGAGGCGCTCGCCAGCTTCGAGCAGCGGGATCAGGTCGCGGCGCAGAACGCGCTGCGCGCGTTCTTTGCGCCGCGCGCGGTCGCCGTGATCGGCGCGTCGCGCCACCGCGGCACGATCGGCGGGGAAGTCTTCCACAACCTGCTGCGCGACGGGTTCGAAGGGCCCGTCTATCCGGTCAACCCGGCCGCGCCGGTGGTGCAGAGTGTACCGGCCTATCCGACGGTCGGCGAGATCCCCGGCCCGGTCGACCTCGCCGTGGTGACCGTCCCGGCGGAGCACGTGTGCAACGTCGCCGCGCAGTGCGCGGACGCGGGCGTCCGCGCGCTGGTCGTCATTTCCGCCGGGTTCGGCGAAGGCGGACCGGAGGGCAAAGCCCGCCAGGCGGAGCTGGTCCGGATCTGCCGCACGAGCGGCATGCGCCTCGTCGGTCCCAACTGCATGGGTCTGCTCAACACCGACCCTGCGGTGCGGCTCAACGCGACCTTCGCGCCGCAGATGCCGCCGGCCGGACGCGTGGCGTTCTCGACGCAGAGCGGCGCGCTCGGCCTCGCGATCATCGATTACGCCGCGTCGTTGGGCCTCGGGCTGTCGACGTTCGTCTCGGTAGGCAACAAGGCCGACATCTCCGGCAACGACCTGCTCAACTACTGGGAGACCGACCCCGGCACGGACGTCATCTTGCTCTACCTCGAGTCGTTCGGCAACCCGCGCCGGTTCGCCCGGATCGCCCGCCGGGTCGGCCGCACGAAGCCGATCGTCGCAGTCAAGAGCGGCCGCTCGCCCGCGGGCACCCGGGCCACGTCGTCGCATACCGGCGCGCTCGTCGCCTCGGACGTCACGGTCGATGCGCTGTTCCGGCAGGCCGGCGTCATCCGGACCGACACGCTTGAAGAGCTTTTCGACGTCGCGTCGCTGCTGGCCAATCAGCCCACGCCGGCCGGCAACCGGGTCGCCGTCGTGACAAATGGCGGCGGCGCCGGTGTCCTCTGCGCGGACGGCTGCGAGGCCCAGGGCCTCGTGCTGCCGGCCTTCGGGGAAGAGACGCAATCGCGCCTCCGCGCTCTGCTGCCGCCGGAGGCGAGCGTGCAGAACCCGGTCGACATGCTCGCCGCGGCCAGCGCGGATCAGTACCGCCAGACCGTCGGTATCGTCGCCGCCGATCCCAACGTGGACGCGGTCGTCGTCATCTTCGTGCCGCCGCTCGTCACCGAGGCCGCGGACGTCGCCGAGGCCCTCGTCGAGGCGGCGCGGAAGATCGACCGGCGCAAACCGATGCTCACGGTGTTCATGTCCACCCGCGGTGTGCCGGAAGCGCTGCGCGCGCACGACGTGCGGTTGCCGTCCTACGCCTTTCCCGAGGCCGCCGCGATCGCCCTCGCGAGAGCCGCCCGCTACGGCGAGTGGCGGTCGCGCCCGCCCGCCCCTCTGCCCGCGTTCACGAACATCCGGCGGGGGGACGCCCGGGCGGTCATCACGTCGGCCCTCGACCGCGGAGCCGGCTGGCTCACCGGCGGGGAGACCGAGGCACTATTCCGGTGCTACGGTCTGCCGCTCGTATCGCAGCGGGCCGGGGCCACCCCGGCCGAGGCCGTCGCAGCCGCTGAGGCCTTGATGCGCGACACCGGCGCCGGGGCGGTCGCGCTCAAAGCCACGGGGCCGCAGCTCCTCCACAAGACGGACGTCGGAGGGGTCCGGCTGGGCCTGGCCAGTCCGGAAGCGGTGCAAACGGCGGCCGGCGAGATCGAGCGGGCCGTGGCCGCGGCGGGCCTCGAGGCGACCGGATGGCTCGTCCAGGCGATGGCCGCGCCGGGCACGGAGATGATCGTCGGCGTCGTGCACGATCCCCGCTTCGGCCCGGTCGTCGCGTGCGGCGCCGGCGGGACGCTCGTGGAGGTGCTGCGCGACGTCGCCGTCCGGCTCACACCGCTCACCGAACGGGACGCGCGCGAGATGATTGCCGATCTCAAGATCGCCCCCGCGCTCGCGGGGGTCCGGGGACGGCGGCCGGCCGATGTCGGCGCCCTGACCGACGTAGTCGTCAGAATCGGCGCCATGGTCGAGGACCTCCCGCAGATCGCCGAGCTCGACTGCAACCCGGTGATCGTGCACGAGCACGGCGCCACCCTTGTCGATGTGCGCGTACGCGTCGCGCCGGTGGAGGTGCCGCCGCTGCTGGGGCGGGCGCCGTAG
- a CDS encoding SRPBCC family protein: MPKTIRQTATFRASPRAVYEALMDSRKHSAFTGSPARIERRPGGRFTAYGGYLEGVTLELVPDRKIVQFWRSRNWPPYHYSTVTFALTPVRGGTRLRFTQRGVPNGDYRAKRGGWVSSYWEKLRTYLER; the protein is encoded by the coding sequence ATGCCGAAGACGATCCGGCAGACCGCCACGTTCAGGGCGAGCCCGCGCGCCGTGTACGAGGCGCTTATGGACTCGCGCAAACACAGCGCGTTCACCGGCAGCCCGGCCCGGATCGAGCGGCGCCCGGGCGGACGGTTCACCGCCTACGGCGGCTATCTCGAAGGCGTCACGCTCGAACTTGTGCCCGACCGGAAGATCGTGCAGTTCTGGCGCTCGCGGAACTGGCCGCCGTACCACTATTCCACCGTCACGTTTGCGCTGACCCCTGTCCGCGGCGGCACGCGCCTTCGCTTTACACAGCGGGGCGTGCCCAACGGCGACTACCGGGCAAAGCGAGGCGGCTGGGTCTCCTCCTACTGGGAGAAACTGAGGACGTACCTGGAGCGGTAG